A window from Urocitellus parryii isolate mUroPar1 chromosome 1, mUroPar1.hap1, whole genome shotgun sequence encodes these proteins:
- the Frzb gene encoding secreted frizzled-related protein 3, with protein MVCGSPGRMLLLRAGLLTLAAFCLLQVPGARAAACEPVRIPMCKSLPWNMTKMPNHLHHSTQANAILAIEQFEGLLGTHCSPDLLFFLCAMYAPICTIDFQHEPIKPCKSVCERARQGCEPILIKYRHSWPESLACEELPVYDRGVCISPEAIVTADGADFPMDSSNGNCRGASSERCKCKPIRATQKTYFRNNYNYVIRAKVKEVKTKCHDVTAVVEVKEILKSSLVNIPRDTINLHTSSGCLCPPLTVNEEYIIMGYEDEERSRLLLVEGSIAEKWKDRLGKKVKRWDMKLRHLGLSKSDSSISDSTQNQKSGRNSNPRQARN; from the exons ATGGTCTGCGGCAGCCCAGGAAGGATGCTGCTGCTGCGAGCTGGGCTGCTCACTCTGGCTGCATTCTGTCTGCTCCAGGTGCCCGGAGCTCGGGCAGCAGCCTGTGAGCCCGTCCGCATCCCCATGTGCAAGTCCCTGCCCTGGAACATGACCAAGATGCCCAATCACCTGCACCATAGCACCCAGGCCAATGCCATACTGGCCATCGAGCAATTCGAAGGTCTGCTGGGCACACATTGCAGCCCAGATCTGCTCTTCTTCCTCTGCGCCATGTACGCACCTATCTGCACCATTGACTTCCAGCATGAGCCCATCAAGCCCTGCAAGTCTGTGTGCGAgagggccaggcagggctgtGAGCCCATCCTTATCAAGTACCGCCACTCATGGCCGGAGAGCTTGGCCTGCGAGGAATTACCAGTGTACGACCGGGGCGTGTGCATCTCTCCGGAGGCCATCGTCACAGCGGATGGAGCAG ATTTTCCTATGGATTCTAGTAATGGCAACTGTCGAGGTGCAAGCAGCG aacGCTGCAAATGTAAGCCTATTAGAGCTACACAGAAGACCTATTTCCGGAACAATTACAACTATG TCATCAGGGCTAAGGTCAAAGAGGTCAAGACCAAGTGCCATGATGTGACTGCAGTGGTGGAGGTGAAGGAGATTCTCAAGTCGTCTCTGGTGAACATCCCAAGGGACACCATCAACCTTCACACCAGCTCTGGCTGCCTGTGTCCTCCACTTACTGTCAATGAGGAGTACATCATCATGGGCTATGAAGATGAGGAGCGCTCCAG gTTACTTTTGGTGGAAGGCTCTATAGCTGAGAAATGGAAGGATCGACTTGGCAAAAAAGTTAAG CGCTGGGATATGAAGCTCCGTCATCTTGGACTGAGTAAAAGTGACTCTAGCATTAGTGATTCCACTCAGAATCAGAAGTCTGGCAGGAACTCTAACCCCCGGCAAGCTCGCAACTAA